The Triticum urartu cultivar G1812 chromosome 6, Tu2.1, whole genome shotgun sequence genome includes the window TGGCCGTGAAATCGACCGGCGCCGTCAACGAGAAGACCATCGGCGACGCGCTCAAGACGTACGCGCGCCGGTGGCTGCCCAACGTTGCCAAGGACGGGCTCGCCGCGCAGCAGCCGTTCGACCACGCCGTCGGCGCCAGCGTGAAGCAGATCACCACGAGGCACCGCCTCCTCCTGGAGAAGATCGTGAGCCTTCTCCCGGTGGACAAGGACGCCGTCTCCTGCGCCTTCCTCCTCAAGCTCCTCAAGGCGGCCAACATCCTGAGCGCGTCCCCCGCGTCCAAGGCAGAGCTGGTGAGGAGGGTGGCATGGCAGCTCGAGGAGGCCAGCGTGAGCGACCTGCTCATCCCGTCAGTGTCCTGCATGAGCGACATGCTGTACGACGTGGACGCCGTGGCGGCCATCCTCCACGAGTTCGCACTGCGGCACGCGGCGGCCACCGCGCCGGCGAGGAGCCCCGACGACAACAGCCCGGGACGGTCGGACGGGCACCGGCGGTCGAGATCCGACGAGAGCGTGGGGTTCGACGGCGCGCGACGGTCGTCGTCGGCCGCGCCGGTGTCGCAGTACGCGTTGGCGAGGGTGGGCAGGCTAGTGGACACGTTCCTGATGGAGGTGGCCAAGGATCCCCACCTGCCGGTGGAGAAACTGCTCGCGATTGCCGAGGCCGTGCCTGACAGCGCTCGCCCGGAGCACGACGGGCTCTACAAAGTCGTCGACTCGTACCTGAAGGTGATTTCTTTTTTCAATCCTCAAATTCGTTGTGTCGCAGCGCAGACCCCTACTTGGAAGTTGGATAGTTTTTCGACTTGTTTGCATAAACAATGGAGAGTTCTGATCTGTCAGTTTTTTTTTCTGTGCATTGCAGGCGCATCCGGAGATGAGCAAGAGCGCAAGAAAGCGGCTGTGCCGGGTGCTCAACTGCCGGAGGCTGTCGGAGAAGGCGTGCTCGCACGCGGCGCAGAACGAGCTCCTCCCGCTCCGCGTCGTGGTGCAGGTGCTCTTCTTCGAGCacgcgcgggcggcggcgctgtcGGGCGCGCCCGTCGCCGGCGAGCTGCCGAGCAACATCAAGGCGCTGCTGTCCAAGTCCGGGTCGGAGGAGGACGACGCCGACCGGGTAGACGAGCAGCGGCTCCGCGCCCTGGCGTCGGGCGCGTCCCCGGGGGACGACTGGAGCGTGGAGGGGCTCCGGCGCGCGGCGTCCAAGATCGCCACGCTGCGCATGAAGAtggaggaggacgacgaggacGACGAGGAGTTCGTGCGCAAGGCCGGGCTGTCGCGCAGCGCGTCGCTGCGGTTCAGGGCCTTCTGCGCTATGCCGACGGGGAACCCGAAGCGGATGCTCAGCAAGCTGTGGCCGCTGGGAAGAAGCATCACCGCCGACCGGCATTAGCAGCATAGTACCACTAGCAGCCAGCCAGCCATTAGGTTTTTGTAATTTGCTTCTTCCGTCGCATATTTTTGTTGGGTTGTCTACCTTGCCCAAGGCCTAAGGTTGTTTTGTTTCTCTCTTCCTGTAGCTGCGAGTGATCATGCATAATTGTCAAAATAAATCAAATAGGAACTGCACAGGTTACTTCTATATATTGTATACTATTATACCCGCTGCTTTAGTACAACTTTAAGAGAGTATGATTTTTTGAGAATTATCAACCCGATCGAGTGGCAACGCCTGACAAAACACGGTCATGATGATAAGCAGTTTCGAATCATGTTTGATAGTACTATGTACAAAAAAGAGGCCATCCATCACCAAGCACTATCTTCTTTTCCGTGTCTTATGATTGCCATCCACTTGGCAAAGAATTGCATCTAGAAGAGTTAAAGAAAACAAggacagagagagagggagagatgaGCATGGATGAAAAATTCCACGGGAGAACAATGCACCGAAGATACAGTATAATAATTTTTTTTTAGCATCaatacagacacaagcgctcatatatacgcgcataCAAATactgcgagcaccaggatttaaACCCTGGTGGGTTCGgaataccactgtccacctaaccaactcaactACAAGTTGATTCGTAGATATAGTATAATAATTATCTTGCCTTTCAACGTGAAAGATCCTCTTTGTTAGGTCTGGCGCGTGTGGAGGGTCCGAATAAGTTATGTGCGCGCGGCTTGATGATGATGGGATGATGAGAGCTCACCTCAGCTCCAAACGTTGGGTCAGCAACCACTGAGCCAGCAGCAACAGCTCAGCATGGCCTGCCCTAATTTTCTAGGCGCCTATGATGGTCGATCTTCAGCTTCTTCCTCATCAGTGGCATGGGGGCAGCCTCATCCACCTCAGGCCCCAGTGCCGCTTCACAATTCAGAGAGGCTATGTCGTGTCCTGGAGAAATTTCTTCACTAGGGTACAACATCTACCGATTTGCTATTATTGATCTTTTGCGACGTGTCTCAAACTGTCTAGAGGTTCATCATTGCTTTTCTTTCCCTGCCAATGTCCCATCTTAATTGTTGTCAATTCTGATTACTTAGTGGAGAAAAATGTGTCACGCTCCATTTTTGAATGCATGTCACTTCTCGTCACTTTAGTCTGTTTATTATGTCTCCATAAATAATATTTAGAGAGTTGTTATAGATCACTTGATTCTTTTTATAAATGTCATTTTTATTACTTCCTTCGTTTCCGTATACAAAATCACTATGAAAAAAATTGCAACTATACAAGGCCATAATCAAGGCAAAAAATGATGGCGTTGCCTCGTACATTAATTTACTCAATTTACTCTATTGAATGCACTTGATGATAATGACACTCTCAATTACGTACTTCCTCTCTTATGTCCACTCAATTTACTCTAATTTGCATGTGCATTATTAATTAACCCGGTAAATGGGAAGGCAAGTTGACTTGCAAAACATGCATTAAATTTATGGCTTGATACATGTAATTTAGGTCCATGGCCTTATACTAGAAAATGAAGGGAGTAACTGAAAAGAGCTTTGGTACATCTATGTAATTTTTTCCGTGTAACTTACCAACAAGCTGAGGTGGCCAGATTTGGTTGGAGGGGAAAAAGGCCCACGCCCACCCTGTGAaattcggggggggggggggtggaggaAAGAACATACCTTTTCGATTACGTAGAGTTCTGCATAATGAGTATACACCGAGTTCTGCATAATTAGGATGCACATAGCCAACACGAACTTATACACattaaaaaagagaaaagaaaaatgTCGCCAACAGTAATGTCATAGAAGATCGAAACCGTTCCTACGAAGCGCAGGGTGGAGAGCCTatttgtcgtggttttgtcatggcagatgtcctcgagaaaggacttagtcatgaggccatcACAGATAGGTAGTAGTTTGAACGGGGTTGATCGGAATTGAGAGACacgagtttacccaggttcggcccctctcggtggaggtaatagctacttcctgcttgattcgATTATTGCTTGGGATCTCGATTTCAAGGGTGTGTTAGGGCCGGTTTTCTGGGACATAAAATCCCAGCAAATGACCCTTGTGTCATCATCAACCCCAGGATTACTGTTGTTGGTGGACACTTCCTTAATACATAATTCCAAGCAGTTACAAGAATTTGAGTACAAGACCATAAATGTCCATTGAGTATAACAATGATCTCTAGTGGTGGATGACGGAAGCGACTCGTGGATCTCTAACGTTGATGGGACTCccttcccacaggaacagctgacctggCTAACTTCTATCTCATGTGGCTGCTGTCTTCAATTCCTAGGTTGCGGGGTGTCTTCATAGTGCCCCTCTCCAAATCATGATCTttccaagacaatagccagggacaagccagtgagtacgtttgaatgtactcgcaaacatcaTGAACAAAAGATATAATGAAAGCAGGCAGAATGCATGCAACTAATTTTAAGTATATTCTACCATGCCATGATAAGAATTTGATGCTACCATGTGAAGTATTATATATGCACAATTAATAAAGGTTGTCAACTAATATTAGTAAGGTATTAGTAAATCATAATGTTGCATAGAAATTTAAAGTCGGGCCTCGGGAGGTAGGACTGTCCTGAAGGAACCCAAGAGAAAAAGATAAAAGAATGCCACAGTTGGGCATCTTCGCGACGCCACGCAAAGGGCTTTACTTCAAATGAAATCAAAGGTTGAGGTAATTCTGGGTGGTAGAACCGCCCGGTGAATTCCAAAAGAAAATAACATATGCGCCAGTCAGGTGTCTGAAGCGATGCctcataaagggcttataagaaAATAAAAACACGAGTATCGAGGTGGTAAAACCTTCCCCAAAGATAATTTAATATAAGAGAAAGGGTTAGTCCATAATAACATTGTGATCACAATCTTCCATCATAAATCATAATCAATTTCTGATTTACTTcttttcctccgaagaccgaaaataagaccgacacttgacccatccaagactgtagtccttaactgCGGACACCGCTATTCGAATAGGTATTATACTCTACAGAGGTTGTACTCTTTACTCACAAGTAAAGGATTTCCTTAGTCAACCCTGAGACGCTCCGATTACTGTCTTTGGGTTGAAAACGCACCTAACCAGCACACACCAGTTTAACTTTCCTGATGCCAGGAATCACCCAAAGCATCTCTCAAGAAAACTCTAAGACGGAGAGGTCACAACCTTGCATGGGATCACAATTTATACCATGCGCTAACTAAGGGGTGCCCCCTCTCGGCCTCagccggaaacacccatgccccctgacccgATGAATGGCATTATTCCTGGAACTAGGGAACCCTCATCGCGGTCCTCTGTATGGTGTGTGTGTGGGAAAGGGGTTAACAACTTACTCAACCAtaccctacctatggcagggACATGTGGTAGCATGATTCAAGTATGGGGGTTAtcggaacaagactcgatctatggtcgactcaggaggcTTATATTTTCCTGCAATGGTTAGCACAATTTCTTTCCTTGGTAGTACCCAACAGGGTCACCACCTAGCATGTCCCGACATGCCATCACTGATCACTCTCGTCCCAACGAGATCTCAGTCTCACGGTCACTTTTACTCATGACAAATCTTTCCTGCAGGTTAGCCAGAAAAACATGTGCATGTGTGGCAGGGGTAATAACCTCACCCAAGTATATCTCATGCTTGAGTGAAGGCAAAATATTATGAGTAGACATGCAGGCCATAACTAATACTATGCAAATTACATTTAAATTAGCATAATCATTATTCAAATATACTAGCAAGCAAACAACCAAGCATTCATCATATCAAGTGTCCAAGATGCTTGCTTTGAGCATGCAGAAGGGTTGAGTGCACTCCAAAAGTTTTGAAATTTCTCTTCCCTCCATTTTTCCTAATATTGCAATTACCACATAATTTGAAAAAAGTATAAAAAGTTGTTTGAATTTTTTAAAAACAAATACTAAAATAAACTAGATGAAATTTGAGGAAAGaattaattcatttggagttGTGGTTTAAAAACTAGAGGcagtcaaagtttagtcaaatTCTAATTTTAATTTAAATCTTATAAAAGAAAATGGTTTGGGATAGAATACACTTTCAGAAAAGGGAAAACGTACTTTAGGGACTACGCTTTCACTTAAATCGAGCCGGCGCGGTgctgggtcactgacagtgggcccgcctggcccaccggtcaggtttgaccagtcacCCGCGCTCATCTCTCTTTCTGGTAGATCAGAGGTAGAGCTCTGGCGCTCTTCGCCGGCGAACAGCGGCGACCTGCGGAGAGCTGATAACATGGTCGTGCTCAGGAGATCAAGGCGACTCCATAGAGGTGCTCCACAGTTACTGGAGTGGGCGCAGTCGGTGGTGGCGAGCTTTCGAGCGGACGACGACGTTGGGTGATAAAGGGATTTCGCCCATGGTTGTCTACTCCCCCTGAAATTGATGACTGCGAGGGATTTTTTGTGGCTCAAGGAATCTAATGGAGAAATAATTTGGAGAGTGGGAGGCTCTGGTTGCGTCGTAATCAACCGAAAGGTGGTGGCGTCTCTCTTCATCGGAGACGAAGAAGAATGGAGTTCCAGGCCAGTGGGGTGCTCCTTGTGGAATCTGGAGGACCAATGAGTGTTGGTTGATGAACATGACGAGCTCGGTTGTGGTTTAAATAGGCAGGGGAGGTGGTTTTGCGGCATCCAGAGAACGGCCACAATGGCAGTCGCCATTGATGGAGGCTGAGGTAGCTGGCGTGGTCGGTGGTGGACAATAGAGGTTGGTGAGGATGGTGGTGGTTATTTGTTAGGGGGAGGGCGTGCTATCTAGCTTCGGAGGTGCCAGATGGATTGGGcggctgatacgtccattttgcatcatgcttttatattgatatttattgcattatgggctgttattacctATTTTGGTACAATatttatgccttttctctcttattttacaaggtttacatgaagagggagaatgccggcagctggaattctggactggaaaaggagcaaatctgagagacctattctgcacaactccaaaagtcctaaaaatttacggagaattattttggaataaaaAATATTAGGTGAAGAAAATaccagaggggacccaccaggAGGCCACAAGCCCGGGGGGCGCACCCTTgtggcttgtgggccccctggaaggCCTCCGGTGTCCATATTCTACTATAT containing:
- the LOC125512841 gene encoding BTB/POZ domain-containing protein At1g67900-like; translation: MKFMKLGTRPDTFFSSSDSERSVYTEVATDLQILVGRCLYHLHKFPLLSKCLLLQALCAESGCGGDGDVIELAGFPGGAEAFEVCAKFCYGITITVSARNLVPLRCAAAHLGMSEAADRGNLVAKLDSFLASCLLRRWKDALAVLHSTRHNVPLCEELGLTSRCVDAVADLIANPAVAVVPAKSTSASPWWAHDVAELGVDMFWRIMVAVKSTGAVNEKTIGDALKTYARRWLPNVAKDGLAAQQPFDHAVGASVKQITTRHRLLLEKIVSLLPVDKDAVSCAFLLKLLKAANILSASPASKAELVRRVAWQLEEASVSDLLIPSVSCMSDMLYDVDAVAAILHEFALRHAAATAPARSPDDNSPGRSDGHRRSRSDESVGFDGARRSSSAAPVSQYALARVGRLVDTFLMEVAKDPHLPVEKLLAIAEAVPDSARPEHDGLYKVVDSYLKAHPEMSKSARKRLCRVLNCRRLSEKACSHAAQNELLPLRVVVQVLFFEHARAAALSGAPVAGELPSNIKALLSKSGSEEDDADRVDEQRLRALASGASPGDDWSVEGLRRAASKIATLRMKMEEDDEDDEEFVRKAGLSRSASLRFRAFCAMPTGNPKRMLSKLWPLGRSITADRH